The Thermoflavifilum sp. genome contains a region encoding:
- a CDS encoding DNA-directed RNA polymerase subunit alpha — MAILNFQKPDKIVLQKSSDFEAQFEFRPLEPGYGVTIGNALRRVLLSSLEGYAISGVKIEGVDHEFTTIKGVTEDVTEIILNLKQVRLKKIAEGEVTSEKVHISLKNQQEFRAGMIGKATHTFQVMNPDLLICTMDPSAKLEMELTIVKGRGYVPAEENKPKDAPFGYIPMDAIFTPIKNVRYTVENTRVEQKTDYEKLIMEVVTDGTIHPEEAVKEASRILIQHLMIITDENISFDTKDTEKEQTVDEKTLQLKKILKTPLEDLDLSVRAFNCLKAAKINSLSELVQYDQEELMKFRNFGQKSLSEIEQVLAERGLHFGMDLSKLNLDDD, encoded by the coding sequence ATGGCAATCCTTAATTTTCAAAAACCAGATAAAATCGTGCTTCAGAAGTCGAGTGATTTTGAAGCACAATTCGAATTCCGCCCCCTGGAGCCGGGCTATGGTGTAACCATCGGAAACGCCCTTCGCAGGGTATTGCTTTCTTCACTGGAAGGTTATGCCATTTCAGGAGTTAAAATCGAAGGTGTAGATCATGAATTCACTACAATTAAGGGCGTAACCGAAGACGTTACAGAAATTATCCTGAATCTGAAACAGGTGAGGTTGAAAAAGATTGCCGAAGGAGAAGTGACCAGCGAAAAAGTACACATTTCCCTGAAAAATCAACAGGAATTCAGGGCAGGGATGATCGGCAAGGCCACCCATACCTTTCAGGTCATGAACCCTGATTTGCTGATTTGCACCATGGATCCTTCGGCCAAACTGGAGATGGAATTGACTATTGTGAAAGGACGCGGTTACGTACCGGCTGAGGAAAATAAACCCAAAGACGCTCCATTTGGTTATATTCCCATGGATGCTATTTTTACGCCTATTAAAAACGTGCGTTATACTGTTGAAAATACCCGTGTAGAACAGAAGACTGACTACGAAAAGCTGATCATGGAAGTGGTTACAGATGGTACAATTCATCCCGAAGAGGCCGTAAAAGAAGCTTCCCGCATCCTGATCCAGCATTTGATGATCATTACAGACGAAAACATCAGCTTCGATACGAAGGATACCGAAAAAGAACAAACAGTCGATGAAAAAACCTTGCAGCTCAAGAAAATTTTAAAGACACCGCTGGAAGATCTCGATCTCTCGGTACGTGCCTTCAATTGTTTGAAAGCGGCTAAGATTAATTCGCTCAGTGAATTGGTGCAATATGATCAGGAAGAGTTGATGAAATTCAGGAATTTCGGACAGAAATCTCTCAGTGAAATTGAACAGGTGCTTGCCGAGAGGGGATTACATTTTGGTATGGATCTTTCCAAGTTAAATCTGGACGACGATTAA
- the rplQ gene encoding 50S ribosomal protein L17: MRHGVKINHLGRTKEHRKALLRNLACQLIEHKRIITTLAKARALRQFVEPLLTRAKTDNMQNRRLVFGYLQHKSAVKELFDVVAEKIAHRPGGYTRIIKLGTRPGDAAEQALIELVDFNETYQKTPSSQKTTTRKTRRGGRKKSTTAAEVQATPPATSAEDSKADAAQ, translated from the coding sequence ATGCGACACGGAGTGAAGATCAATCATCTGGGAAGAACCAAAGAACATCGCAAGGCACTGCTTAGAAACCTGGCCTGCCAGCTCATTGAGCATAAGCGCATCATTACCACACTCGCTAAAGCACGCGCCCTGCGACAGTTTGTAGAGCCCTTGCTAACCCGGGCGAAGACCGATAACATGCAAAATCGCAGGCTGGTGTTTGGCTATTTGCAACATAAATCGGCCGTCAAAGAATTATTTGATGTAGTAGCTGAAAAAATTGCCCATCGCCCTGGAGGTTATACGCGTATCATCAAGCTGGGCACACGCCCTGGTGACGCTGCCGAACAGGCACTCATCGAACTGGTAGATTTTAATGAAACCTATCAGAAAACCCCATCTTCCCAGAAAACCACAACCCGTAAAACCAGGCGTGGGGGAAGGAAAAAGAGCACTACTGCAGCCGAGGTTCAAGCCACACCACCAGCAACCTCTGCAGAAGATAGTAAAGCTGATGCAGCACAATGA
- the carA gene encoding glutamine-hydrolyzing carbamoyl-phosphate synthase small subunit, translating to MTSSIAPRAVLLLEDGTLYYGKASGKIGTTSGEICFNTGMTGYQEVFTDPSYTGQILVMNNCYIGNYGAKSDEVESNSIKIRGLICKNISHFYSRALADASLEQYLLENGLVAIHQVDTRALVIHIRNKGAMNAVISSETDDLNYLQEVLRNTPRMEGLDLSLEASTERAYTMGDPSYGVRIAVIDYGVKRHILQCLVDRGAYLKVFPPRVSLQECEDFQPDGYFVSNGPGDPAAMPHAVQLVKQILSTRKPFFGICLGHQLLALANDIPTYKMHHGHRGLNHPVKNLITNRSEITTQNHGFAVDAESLRRSDIMEITHINLNDGSIEGMRMKYQPAFSVQYHPESTPGPHDSRYLFDDFIRQVKMHQNLPVNA from the coding sequence ATGACTTCATCTATCGCCCCTCGCGCAGTTTTGCTGTTAGAAGACGGCACCCTTTATTACGGCAAGGCTTCTGGTAAAATTGGTACCACCTCAGGAGAAATTTGCTTCAACACAGGCATGACAGGCTACCAGGAGGTGTTCACCGATCCTTCCTACACCGGACAGATTCTGGTGATGAATAATTGTTATATTGGAAATTATGGTGCTAAGTCGGATGAAGTAGAATCGAATTCCATAAAAATCAGAGGCCTGATTTGCAAAAATATATCCCATTTTTATTCAAGAGCACTGGCCGATGCTTCACTCGAGCAATATTTACTAGAAAACGGACTGGTAGCCATTCATCAGGTAGATACCCGTGCACTTGTGATTCATATCCGCAACAAAGGTGCGATGAATGCGGTGATATCTTCCGAAACAGATGATCTGAACTATTTGCAGGAGGTATTACGGAACACACCACGGATGGAAGGGCTTGACCTTTCATTAGAGGCTTCTACCGAACGAGCTTATACGATGGGAGACCCGAGCTATGGTGTGCGAATTGCTGTTATTGATTACGGTGTAAAACGCCATATTCTTCAATGTCTGGTCGATCGCGGAGCTTATTTAAAAGTTTTCCCCCCACGTGTTTCTTTACAGGAATGCGAAGATTTTCAGCCCGATGGATATTTTGTTTCCAATGGGCCCGGCGATCCCGCAGCTATGCCCCATGCCGTGCAACTGGTTAAACAAATTTTAAGCACGCGAAAACCCTTTTTCGGTATTTGTTTGGGCCATCAACTGCTGGCTTTAGCTAACGATATTCCCACTTACAAAATGCATCACGGTCACAGAGGCTTAAACCATCCGGTCAAGAACCTGATTACCAATCGCAGCGAAATTACCACGCAAAATCATGGATTTGCTGTGGATGCCGAGTCCTTACGTCGATCAGACATTATGGAAATTACCCACATTAATTTAAACGATGGTTCTATTGAGGGGATGCGTATGAAATATCAACCCGCATTTTCCGTTCAATATCACCCAGAATCCACGCCAGGCCCGCATGACTCCAGGTATCTGTTTGACGACTTCATCAGGCAGGTGAAAATGCATCAAAACCTCCCGGTGAACGCTTGA
- a CDS encoding transferrin receptor-like dimerization domain-containing protein, producing MGFTPSHAVAEQQLEQQFDRLLQPGDLDNWMKRLSAHPHHLGSVYDHRNTLFLDSLFRSWGYETRIDTYEVLFPTPQVRQLELIAPHHYTASLQEKPVANDPYTQQIQEALPPYNAYSVDGDVSGELVYVNYGLPEDYEMLARYGIDVKGKIVIARYGHSWRGIKPKVAAEHGAIGCIIYSDPADDGYYQGDTYPTGPFKNPWGVQRGSVMDMPVYSGDPLTPGVAATPQAKRLSLDQVKVFTKIPTLPISYQDAQPLLEALGGPVVPASWRGALPITYHLGAGPARVHLKLKFKWDLVPCYDVIARMPGQSHPDQWIIRGNHYDAWVHGAADPISGQVAMLAEAKALATLHQQGWQPARTIVFCAWDGEEQGLLGSTEWVEDHLQELQQKAVAYLNSDGNGRGFLGVGGSHTLEKFFNEVALSVPDPETDTNVVARLRARIISREGNNAPTLDGSRFVHISALGSGSDYSPFLQHAGIASVNVGYGGEDEGGEYHTLYDTYPNYIRFKDSAFSYGITLSKTMGRCLLRLADCELLPFDFTHFTETVKSYVHQLQKLVEQKRDTATTVNQWINDKIYTLSIDPRLHFSPPTEKHPVPYLDFSPLLNAISRLDTLSRAYAVHTQKIDQFSPQALDQLNDLLLHSEQCLLDPNGLPHRPWYQHTIYAPGLYTGYGVKTLPGAREAIEQENWQEAQQQIQQEASALQRLASLIDKLCNIK from the coding sequence ATGGGCTTCACTCCATCCCATGCTGTAGCCGAACAACAGCTCGAACAACAATTCGATCGCCTGCTTCAACCAGGCGACTTAGATAACTGGATGAAACGCCTGTCGGCCCATCCGCACCATCTGGGCTCAGTTTACGATCATCGTAACACACTATTTCTGGATTCTCTGTTTCGCTCCTGGGGCTACGAAACACGAATCGATACCTACGAAGTACTTTTCCCTACACCTCAGGTACGCCAGCTGGAGTTAATAGCTCCTCATCATTACACGGCTTCTTTACAGGAAAAACCTGTAGCTAATGACCCCTATACCCAACAAATCCAGGAAGCATTACCCCCATATAATGCCTACTCCGTAGATGGAGATGTCAGCGGAGAACTGGTATATGTGAATTACGGACTGCCGGAAGATTATGAAATGCTTGCCCGGTATGGAATTGATGTAAAAGGCAAAATTGTTATCGCACGATATGGCCATTCCTGGCGGGGGATAAAGCCCAAAGTTGCTGCAGAGCACGGTGCTATTGGATGTATTATCTATTCCGATCCTGCGGATGACGGTTATTATCAGGGTGATACCTACCCGACCGGACCCTTTAAGAACCCATGGGGTGTACAGCGAGGCTCAGTGATGGATATGCCTGTTTATTCGGGCGATCCCCTCACCCCGGGAGTAGCTGCCACTCCACAAGCAAAACGATTAAGCCTCGATCAGGTAAAAGTTTTTACGAAAATTCCCACGCTACCCATTTCCTATCAGGATGCCCAACCCCTGCTGGAAGCGCTTGGCGGGCCTGTGGTTCCTGCATCCTGGCGGGGCGCACTGCCCATCACCTATCACCTGGGAGCAGGTCCAGCGAGGGTGCATTTGAAACTAAAATTCAAGTGGGATCTGGTACCCTGTTACGACGTAATTGCCAGAATGCCGGGGCAATCCCATCCCGATCAATGGATCATCCGTGGCAATCATTATGACGCCTGGGTACACGGAGCTGCAGATCCCATCAGCGGACAGGTGGCTATGCTGGCCGAAGCAAAAGCCCTCGCCACATTGCATCAGCAAGGCTGGCAACCCGCGCGAACGATTGTCTTCTGCGCCTGGGACGGCGAAGAGCAGGGCTTGCTTGGTTCAACCGAATGGGTGGAAGATCATCTACAGGAATTGCAACAAAAAGCAGTTGCATACCTGAATAGTGATGGCAATGGCCGCGGCTTTCTGGGTGTAGGTGGCTCCCATACCCTGGAAAAATTTTTTAACGAAGTGGCCCTGAGTGTACCCGATCCGGAAACAGATACCAACGTGGTGGCACGCCTCAGAGCCCGCATCATCAGCCGAGAAGGGAATAACGCCCCCACACTGGATGGCTCCCGGTTTGTACATATCAGCGCACTGGGTTCGGGATCCGATTATTCCCCCTTCTTACAGCATGCGGGTATCGCTTCCGTAAACGTGGGATACGGCGGAGAGGACGAGGGTGGCGAATACCATACCCTATACGATACCTATCCCAACTATATTCGTTTTAAGGATTCAGCCTTCAGCTATGGGATCACCTTGAGCAAAACGATGGGCAGATGCTTGCTCAGACTGGCCGACTGCGAGCTGCTACCGTTTGATTTTACCCATTTTACCGAAACGGTGAAATCGTATGTCCACCAATTGCAAAAGCTCGTAGAACAAAAAAGAGATACAGCCACCACAGTAAACCAGTGGATAAACGATAAAATTTACACACTTTCCATCGATCCCCGACTCCATTTCAGTCCACCGACAGAAAAGCATCCCGTGCCTTATCTGGATTTTAGTCCATTGTTAAATGCAATCAGTCGGTTAGACACCCTGAGTCGAGCTTATGCGGTCCACACCCAGAAAATTGACCAATTTTCACCTCAGGCCCTTGACCAGCTGAATGATTTGCTGCTACACAGCGAACAATGCCTGCTTGATCCAAATGGACTACCCCACCGGCCATGGTATCAACACACGATTTACGCGCCCGGCTTATATACGGGTTATGGCGTGAAAACGCTTCCTGGAGCCCGGGAAGCTATCGAACAGGAGAACTGGCAGGAAGCCCAACAACAAATTCAGCAAGAAGCATCCGCTTTGCAAAGATTAGCCAGCCTGATTGACAAACTATGTAATATTAAATAA
- a CDS encoding pyridoxal phosphate-dependent aminotransferase — translation MLPVSRRALQMPASPIRKLVPFAEQATRKGIHIHYLNIGQPDIKTPPAILQAIKDAQMDVLAYSHSAGNYHYREKLTQYYKQLGIEISADKIIVTTGGSEAILFAMMTCLDPGDEVLIPEPCYANYLGFAAEAGIQVKPVPSSIETGFALPDREAFEQAIGPRTRAMLICNPNNPTGHVYSIDELRVVEDICREHQLFLFSDEAYREFCYEGTHYSALNLSSIREQVILLDTISKRYSACGARIGALISHHQEVIASALKYAQARLSPPTLEQIGAAAALDLPPDYFDATRKTYLQRRNTLVQLLNEMPGVFCPMPQGAFYAMARLPVKNADDFCQWILESFSYEGETVMMAPGAGFYATPGLGLQEVRIAYVLEESSLIRAMKCLKLALEQYPDRCSR, via the coding sequence ATGCTACCGGTTAGTCGTCGCGCACTACAAATGCCTGCTTCACCCATTCGCAAACTCGTACCCTTTGCAGAACAGGCCACCCGAAAGGGCATACATATCCACTATTTAAATATTGGCCAGCCCGATATAAAAACACCGCCTGCAATCCTGCAAGCCATAAAAGATGCTCAAATGGATGTACTGGCTTACAGCCACAGCGCAGGCAATTATCATTACCGGGAAAAATTAACGCAATACTATAAGCAGCTGGGTATCGAAATTTCGGCCGATAAAATTATTGTTACCACAGGAGGTTCGGAAGCGATTTTGTTTGCCATGATGACCTGCCTGGATCCCGGCGACGAGGTGTTGATTCCGGAACCCTGCTATGCCAATTATCTGGGATTTGCTGCTGAAGCCGGTATTCAGGTAAAACCCGTTCCATCGAGCATTGAAACCGGATTTGCACTGCCCGACCGGGAAGCTTTTGAGCAGGCTATCGGCCCCCGTACCAGGGCCATGCTGATATGCAACCCCAACAACCCTACCGGGCATGTATATTCGATTGATGAACTGCGTGTCGTGGAAGATATTTGCCGCGAGCACCAGCTTTTCCTGTTTTCTGATGAGGCATATCGGGAATTCTGTTATGAAGGTACCCATTACTCGGCGCTCAACCTGTCTTCCATCCGCGAGCAGGTGATTTTACTGGATACTATATCCAAGCGCTATAGTGCCTGTGGTGCACGCATCGGTGCCCTCATTTCGCACCACCAAGAAGTGATTGCTTCGGCGTTAAAGTACGCACAGGCCAGACTTTCTCCTCCTACACTCGAACAAATCGGGGCGGCCGCAGCGCTGGATCTTCCCCCGGATTACTTCGATGCAACCCGAAAAACATATCTCCAACGACGGAATACCCTGGTTCAATTACTCAATGAAATGCCAGGCGTTTTCTGTCCCATGCCACAGGGCGCCTTTTATGCTATGGCCAGACTTCCGGTAAAAAATGCGGATGATTTTTGTCAATGGATACTCGAAAGTTTTTCTTATGAAGGGGAAACCGTGATGATGGCTCCCGGTGCGGGATTCTATGCTACACCCGGACTGGGTTTGCAGGAAGTACGTATCGCTTATGTACTCGAAGAATCATCGTTGATCCGTGCCATGAAATGCTTGAAATTGGCGCTGGAACAATATCCTGACCGTTGCTCCCGATAA
- a CDS encoding DUF1573 domain-containing protein, protein MKKLILSLSLVLAALLPGMAQTASSAQASDPFAGKVKFNQETIDFGTTKLNHPVSVTFVFKNVGNTPLIIENVRPSCGCTTPSYTQEPVLPGKEGKIVATYNAAVLGEASKTVSVKFKGIDQELDLHFTGKVVQ, encoded by the coding sequence ATGAAAAAACTGATATTAAGCTTATCCCTCGTGCTGGCCGCATTGCTTCCCGGAATGGCACAAACGGCTTCATCCGCACAGGCATCCGACCCTTTTGCAGGTAAAGTGAAGTTTAATCAGGAAACGATTGATTTCGGAACAACCAAGTTAAATCATCCCGTTTCCGTAACATTTGTCTTCAAGAATGTGGGGAATACGCCTTTGATTATTGAGAATGTAAGGCCTTCGTGCGGTTGTACCACACCGAGTTACACGCAGGAACCCGTATTGCCCGGCAAAGAAGGAAAAATTGTAGCCACATACAATGCTGCTGTGCTGGGAGAAGCCAGTAAAACGGTTTCCGTGAAATTCAAAGGTATCGATCAGGAACTGGATCTGCATTTCACGGGAAAGGTAGTGCAATGA